Proteins found in one Aspergillus chevalieri M1 DNA, chromosome 2, nearly complete sequence genomic segment:
- a CDS encoding putative APSES transcription factor (COG:K;~EggNog:ENOG410PGHG;~InterPro:IPR018004,IPR002110,IPR036887,IPR020683, IPR029793,IPR036770,IPR003163;~PFAM:PF00023,PF13637,PF13606;~go_component: GO:0030907 - MBF transcription complex [Evidence IEA];~go_function: GO:0003677 - DNA binding [Evidence IEA];~go_function: GO:0005515 - protein binding [Evidence IEA];~go_process: GO:0000083 - regulation of transcription involved in G1/S transition of mitotic cell cycle [Evidence IEA]), with translation MGDVDFSKIYSATYSNVPVYEYKLETDSVMRRRSDDWINATHILKAAGFDKPARTRILEREVQKGVHEKVQGGYGKYQGTWIPLTEGRLLAERNNIIDKLRPIIEFVPGDRSPPPAPKHSTASKPRAPKGAANARRIANEDVFSAVKQHHPMGPPSFPHEQYEMSTGLEEDESIEQATLESSSMVADEEMMPMSQHGGAYSRKRKRGMNEVAAMSLSEQEHILYGDQLLDYFMTVGDAPEATRIPPPEPPANFQVDRPIDDSGNTALHWACAMGDLEIVRDLLHRGADVKALSVHEETPLVRAVLFTNNYEKRTFPALLDLLFDTVSFRDWFGATIFHHISETTRSKGKWKSSRYYCEILLEKLRQTCSQDELDLLLSCQDSNGDVAALVAARNGAFRLVNLLLTYCPRASDLVNEKGETATSISQRAQTAERDIPPAPSSITMGNDHIDGEVTGPVNTDAQVDAPPPDPSAATSDLLSKIGVIMAEASKKLATSYGNTKPNQQDSDDIANPETLYEQLEQDRQKIQRQSAALAAKEAKHDSVDAQLGRYDQLKRNYESLLEQVQQSRLLERAPTSEDNKPPSTRDHNELMTTYYLSRQLCSAQKVRRTAVKDLAQQTADAGVSTKFDVHRKLVALATGLKEEELDPMAAELAETLEFDRMDGKGSGAQSPEPQRQQSSQSKEPASLPFAGPVPVDA, from the exons ATGGGGGATGTGGATTTTTCTAAGATATATTCCGCTACATATAGCAAT GTTCCAGTATATGAATACAAGCTCGAAACCGACAGTGTTATGCGAAGGCGAAGTGATGATTGGATAAATGCAACGCATATACTCAAAGCTGCCGGGTTCGATAAGCCAGCAAGAACACGCATTCTCGAGCGGGAGGTCCAAAAAGGAGTCCACGAAAAAGTGCAAGGTGGTTATGGAAAATACCAAG GAACATGGATTCCGCTTACCGAAGGCCGTCTGCTCGCGGAGCGCAACAACATAATCGACAAATTAAGACCCATCATTGAATTTGTACCAGGAGATCGCAGCCCTCCACCAGCCCCGAAACATTCGACCGCATCGAAACCCAGAGCTCCGAAGGGAGCCGCGAATGCCCGAAGAATCGCGAACGAAGATGTCTTCAGCGCGGTTAAGCAACACCATCCCATGGGGCCACCGAGCTTCCCTCATGAGCAATACGAGATGAGCACTGGtttggaagaggatgaatcGATCGAGCAAGCTACCCTTGAGTCCTCGTCAATGGTGGCAGACGAAGAGATGATGCCAATGTCCCAGCATGGTGGAGCATATTCGCGGAAGCGGAAGCGCGGAATGAATGAAGTTGCTGCAATGTCACTCAGTGAACAGGAGCACATTCTATATGGAGATCAGCTTCTTGATTATTTCATGACTGTTGGAGATGCCCCAGAAGCCACTCGGATTCCTCCGCCGGAACCACCAGCAAATTTCCAAGTGGACCGTCCTATTGACGATTCAGGGAATACCGCATTACATTGGGCATGTGCAATGGGTGATTTGGAAATTGTGAGGGATCTGCTACATAGAGGTGCTGACGTCAAGGCGCTTTCTGTACATGAGGAAACGCCACTGGTGCGCGCTGTCCTTTTTACGAACAACTACGAAAAGAGAACGTTCCCGGCTCTTTTGGATCTACTCTTCGATACGGTTTCTTTTAGAGACTGGTTTGGTGCGACAATCTTTCACCACATATCCGAAACCACTAGGAGCAAAGGAAAGTGGAAGAGTTCACGGTATTACTGCGAAATTCTGTTGGAAAAGCTGCGCCAAACATGCTCACAAGACGAATTGGACCTGCTTCTATCATGTCAGGACTCGAACGGCGATGTGGCAGCCTTGGTGGCAGCTCGAAATGGGGCTTTTCGTCTGGTGAACCTACTCCTGACATATTGCCCTCGTGCATCGGATTTGGTGAACGAGAAGGGCGAAACGGCCACGAGCATTAGCCAACGCGCACAAACTGCTGAGCGCGATATTCCACCAGCGCCGTCGTCAATTACCATGGGCAATGATCACATTGACGGGGAAGTCACTGGGCCGGTTAACACTGATGCACAGGTTGATGCTCCACCACCAGATCCGTCTGCTGCGACATCTGACCTGCTCTCGAAGATTGGAGTGATTATGGCAGAAGCTAGCAAAAAGCTTGCTACGAGCTACGGGAACACCAAGCCCAATCAGCAAGACTCGGATGACATCGCGAATCCTGAAACCTTGTACGAGCAACTGGAGCAGGATCGACAGAAGATCCAACGGCAATCAGCAGCGCTAGCGGCCAAGGAAGCAAAACACGACTCTGTTGACGCACAACTTGGGCGGTACGATCAACTAAAGCGCAACTACGAGTCGCTCTTGGAACAAGTTCAACAATCACGTCTCCTGGAACGAGCGCCTACGTCGGAGGACAACAAGCCTCCATCGACTAGGGATCACAACGAACTCATGACAACTTACTATCTATCCCGGCAGCTCTGCTCGGCACAAAAAGTGCGTCGGACCGCGGTAAAAGACCTCGCGCAACAGACGGCAGATGCCGGAGTGAGCACCAAGTTTGACGTCCATCGCAAGCTGGTTGCACTTGCGACCGGGTTGAAAGAAGAAGAGTTAGATCCGATGGCTGCTGAATTGGCCGAGACCTTGGAATTTGACCGTATGGATGGCAAGGGCTCTGGTGCGCAGTCTCCCGAACCTCAACGGCAACAGTCTTCGCAGAGTAAGGAGCCTGCATCGCTTCCTTTCGCTGGGCCGGTGCCTGTTGATGCTTGA